One genomic segment of Burkholderia pyrrocinia includes these proteins:
- a CDS encoding LysR substrate-binding domain-containing protein, whose product MNPIADLNDLRLFAEVVERGSFTAAARSLGAQTSKLSRRIRALEEELGVRLLNRTSRSLSLTETGRQFHQHCVALVAESKAAKDIVDRTRTQPQGTVRISCPVGLLSSGVAAILARYIEDNPQVQVRLDATNRRVDVVEEGLDFAIRVRVPPLENTDLAVRQLGLSFRILVASPALAARYPAPESIDSLKDWPTVSTSSSGDRFVWSLTDADGRAISFAHRPRLATDDLASLRLAALGGIGVAELPRELVSADLQAGQLIHLLPTLSAPTALVHAIFPTRRGMVPAVRHLLDALVAGFDELNRIA is encoded by the coding sequence ATGAACCCGATCGCCGACTTGAACGATCTCCGACTGTTCGCGGAAGTGGTTGAACGCGGGAGCTTCACGGCCGCCGCCCGCAGCCTCGGCGCGCAAACGTCGAAGCTCAGCCGGCGCATTCGCGCGCTCGAGGAGGAACTCGGCGTGCGGCTGCTCAATCGCACGAGCCGGAGCCTGTCGCTGACGGAAACCGGCCGGCAGTTCCATCAGCATTGCGTCGCGCTGGTTGCGGAATCGAAGGCCGCGAAGGACATCGTGGATCGCACGCGCACGCAGCCGCAGGGCACCGTGCGCATCAGTTGCCCGGTCGGATTGCTGAGCTCGGGCGTCGCCGCGATTCTGGCGCGATACATCGAGGACAATCCGCAGGTTCAGGTGCGGCTCGATGCGACCAACCGGCGCGTGGATGTGGTCGAGGAAGGGCTGGATTTCGCGATCCGCGTCAGGGTTCCGCCGCTGGAGAACACCGATCTCGCGGTTCGACAACTGGGGCTGTCGTTCCGGATCCTCGTCGCGAGCCCAGCGCTGGCCGCACGTTATCCGGCGCCCGAGTCGATCGACAGCCTGAAGGACTGGCCGACGGTTTCAACGTCCAGCAGCGGCGACCGTTTCGTGTGGAGTCTGACGGACGCCGACGGACGCGCGATCTCCTTCGCCCATCGGCCGCGGTTGGCAACGGACGATCTGGCGAGCCTGCGGCTTGCGGCGCTCGGCGGCATCGGCGTCGCCGAATTGCCGCGCGAACTGGTAAGCGCCGACCTGCAGGCCGGCCAGTTGATCCACCTGCTGCCCACGCTGTCGGCACCGACGGCGCTCGTCCATGCGATCTTCCCGACGCGCCGCGGCATGGTGCCAGCCGTTCGCCATCTGCTCGACGCGCTCGTCGCGGGCTTCGATGAACTGAACCGGATCGCATAG
- a CDS encoding DoxX family protein: protein MDRYKYLPLLGRILIGAPFLMSGLSKLAAHAATVGYIASVGLPAPSLAFVVAVLVEAGGGLLLMSGYRARPVALAMALFSVVTAVFFHHNFADQNQMIHFLKNVMMAGGLLQIAYFGAGAFSLDARIGRSALRIAPAA, encoded by the coding sequence ATGGATCGTTACAAGTATCTTCCGCTTCTGGGCCGCATTCTGATCGGCGCGCCGTTTCTGATGAGCGGGTTGAGCAAGCTGGCCGCGCACGCGGCAACCGTCGGTTACATCGCATCCGTCGGCCTGCCGGCGCCATCGCTCGCGTTCGTCGTCGCGGTGCTCGTCGAGGCGGGCGGCGGCCTGCTGCTGATGTCGGGTTATCGGGCCCGTCCGGTGGCGCTGGCGATGGCGCTGTTCAGTGTGGTGACCGCGGTGTTCTTCCACCACAACTTCGCCGACCAGAACCAGATGATTCACTTTCTGAAGAACGTGATGATGGCCGGCGGCCTGCTGCAGATCGCGTACTTCGGCGCGGGCGCGTTCAGCCTCGACGCGCGGATCGGGCGCTCGGCGTTGCGTATCGCACCGGCCGCGTGA
- a CDS encoding HlyD family secretion protein, whose product MTTPSSLFRLEAQQTQRASALGEIVLVRPVSMKLLTATSAAMAVCVVLFFAFGTYTRRTTVTGVVMPDAGLVKVYALQPGVVVERDVKEGQRVTRGQTLYTVSTDLQSAAQGATQAALIAQAQQRKASLLTELDKTRSLQQDERDTVRAKLANLKGELAQIDDQLAAQRLRTSIAADGAQRYRGLLAQDYISKDQAQQREADLLDQQSKLNGLLRERASTLQSLTEANNELAGLGLKQQNQLAQIDRNVIDVDRNLVESEAKRRIVVAAPETGVVTAAIADVGQTVDTSRPLASVVPGGARWQAHLFVPSAAIGFVRVGEPVLIRYQAFPYQKFGQYRATVVAIARTALSAAELASDGGPAATPGEGRDATYYRVTVALDAQNVVAYGAKQPLQAGMALQADILQERRRLYEWVLEPLYSLTGKL is encoded by the coding sequence TTGACCACCCCGTCTTCCCTTTTCCGGCTCGAAGCACAGCAGACGCAACGCGCAAGTGCGCTGGGCGAGATCGTGCTGGTCCGTCCGGTGTCGATGAAGCTGCTGACCGCGACGTCGGCCGCGATGGCCGTCTGCGTGGTGCTGTTCTTCGCGTTCGGCACCTATACGCGCCGCACGACGGTCACCGGCGTGGTGATGCCGGATGCGGGGCTGGTGAAGGTGTATGCATTGCAGCCGGGCGTCGTCGTCGAGCGCGACGTGAAGGAAGGGCAGCGCGTGACGCGCGGCCAGACGCTGTATACGGTTTCCACGGACCTGCAAAGCGCGGCGCAAGGCGCGACGCAGGCCGCATTGATCGCGCAGGCGCAGCAGCGCAAGGCGTCGCTGCTGACGGAACTGGACAAGACGCGCAGCCTGCAGCAGGACGAGCGCGACACGGTGCGCGCGAAGCTCGCGAACTTGAAAGGCGAACTCGCGCAGATCGACGACCAGCTTGCGGCGCAGCGGTTGCGCACGTCGATTGCGGCCGACGGCGCGCAGCGCTATCGCGGCCTGCTCGCGCAGGATTACATCTCGAAGGACCAGGCACAGCAGCGCGAGGCCGACCTGCTCGACCAGCAGTCGAAGCTGAACGGCCTGCTGCGCGAGCGCGCGTCGACGCTGCAGTCGCTGACGGAAGCGAACAACGAATTGGCCGGCCTCGGGCTCAAGCAACAGAACCAGCTCGCGCAGATCGACCGCAACGTGATCGACGTCGACCGGAATCTCGTCGAGAGCGAGGCGAAACGCCGGATCGTCGTCGCCGCGCCGGAAACCGGCGTCGTGACGGCGGCGATCGCCGACGTCGGCCAGACCGTCGATACGTCCCGTCCGCTGGCGAGCGTCGTGCCGGGCGGCGCGCGCTGGCAGGCGCATCTGTTCGTGCCGAGCGCGGCGATCGGCTTCGTGCGCGTCGGCGAGCCGGTGCTGATCCGCTACCAGGCGTTCCCGTACCAGAAGTTCGGCCAGTATCGCGCGACGGTCGTCGCGATCGCGCGCACCGCGCTGTCGGCTGCGGAACTCGCGAGCGACGGCGGCCCGGCGGCGACGCCGGGCGAAGGGCGGGACGCCACCTACTATCGCGTGACGGTTGCGCTCGATGCGCAGAACGTCGTCGCGTACGGCGCGAAGCAGCCGTTGCAGGCGGGCATGGCGCTGCAGGCGGACATCCTGCAGGAGCGCAGGCGTCTGTACGAGTGGGTGCTCGAACCGCTTTACAGCCTGACCGGCAAACTTTGA
- a CDS encoding pirin family protein — translation MLTHRRWASLDTANHGWLRAKYHFAVTADGTPEHAPLGPLIVWNDDEIAVGSGFPMHGHRDMEIITYVRQGVLGHRDTLGSEGTIRAGDVQVMSAGTGIRHAEFNRGDLPLKVYQIWLRPRAGGGAPGWGTKQFPKGDRSGRFVVLASGFAGDDGALPIRADARVLGATLKAGERVRQGLDASRRAYLVAASGRIDVNGERVGPLDGVAITNETALDITAVEDSELVMVDAG, via the coding sequence ATGTTGACTCATCGGCGTTGGGCATCACTGGATACGGCGAATCATGGCTGGCTGCGCGCGAAATACCATTTCGCGGTCACGGCCGACGGCACGCCCGAGCACGCGCCGCTGGGCCCGCTGATCGTCTGGAACGACGACGAGATCGCCGTCGGCAGCGGGTTCCCGATGCACGGGCACCGCGACATGGAAATCATCACGTACGTACGGCAAGGCGTGCTCGGCCATCGCGACACGTTGGGATCCGAAGGAACGATCCGCGCGGGCGACGTCCAGGTCATGAGCGCGGGCACCGGCATTCGTCATGCCGAGTTCAACCGGGGCGACCTGCCGCTCAAGGTCTATCAGATCTGGCTGCGGCCTCGCGCCGGCGGCGGGGCGCCCGGGTGGGGTACGAAGCAGTTCCCGAAAGGCGACCGGTCCGGACGCTTCGTCGTGCTGGCGAGCGGCTTCGCCGGCGACGACGGCGCGCTGCCGATCCGTGCCGATGCACGCGTGCTCGGCGCGACGCTGAAGGCGGGCGAGCGGGTCCGACAGGGTTTGGACGCATCGCGCCGCGCGTATCTCGTCGCGGCTTCGGGGCGCATCGACGTGAACGGAGAGCGCGTGGGGCCGCTCGACGGCGTCGCGATCACGAACGAGACCGCGCTCGACATCACCGCGGTCGAAGATTCCGAGCTGGTGATGGTGGACGCCGGCTGA
- a CDS encoding NADPH:quinone oxidoreductase family protein codes for MKALLCTAFGPIDRLRIEDVAIPEPAAGQVRIQVKAASLNFPDALIVQGLYQVKPALPFSPGAEFAGVIDAVGEGVTAWRPGDSVVAFTGHGGFAQQCVADVHQIAALPPGMTFEQGAALVLAYGTSLHALQQRARLQQGETLLVLGAAGGVGLAAIEIAKALGARVIAAASSADKLALCREAGADETIDYSTEDLRRRVDELTGGRGADVVYDPVGGAYSEAALRATAWHGRFLVVGFAAGEIPKIALNLALLKERDILGVFWGDAVRRDPAQHVANMRLLAEWFAAGKVRPAITERVSLAGAADAIARMANRQVKGKVVILPDA; via the coding sequence ATGAAAGCCCTGTTGTGTACCGCATTCGGCCCGATCGACCGCTTGCGCATCGAGGACGTCGCGATTCCCGAACCGGCCGCGGGCCAGGTCCGGATTCAGGTGAAGGCGGCGTCGCTCAATTTCCCCGACGCGCTGATCGTCCAGGGCTTGTATCAGGTGAAGCCGGCACTGCCGTTCTCGCCGGGCGCCGAATTTGCGGGCGTGATCGACGCGGTCGGCGAAGGCGTGACCGCGTGGCGGCCCGGCGATTCGGTGGTCGCGTTCACCGGGCACGGCGGGTTCGCGCAACAGTGCGTGGCCGACGTGCATCAGATCGCCGCGCTGCCGCCGGGCATGACGTTCGAGCAGGGCGCGGCACTCGTGCTCGCCTACGGCACGTCGCTGCATGCGTTACAGCAGCGCGCGCGCCTGCAACAGGGCGAGACGCTGCTCGTGCTGGGCGCGGCGGGCGGTGTCGGGCTCGCCGCGATCGAGATCGCGAAGGCGCTCGGTGCGCGCGTGATCGCGGCGGCGTCGAGTGCGGACAAGCTCGCGCTGTGTCGCGAAGCGGGTGCCGACGAGACGATCGACTACTCGACCGAAGACCTGCGCCGCCGCGTCGACGAACTGACCGGCGGGCGCGGTGCCGATGTCGTTTACGATCCGGTGGGCGGCGCATACAGCGAGGCGGCACTGCGCGCGACCGCGTGGCACGGCCGGTTCCTCGTGGTCGGTTTCGCGGCCGGCGAGATTCCGAAGATCGCGCTGAACCTGGCGCTGCTCAAGGAGCGCGACATTCTCGGCGTGTTCTGGGGCGACGCGGTGCGTCGCGACCCGGCGCAGCATGTCGCGAACATGCGTCTGCTTGCAGAGTGGTTCGCCGCCGGCAAGGTGCGGCCCGCGATCACCGAGCGCGTGTCGCTGGCCGGCGCGGCCGACGCGATCGCGCGGATGGCGAACCGGCAGGTGAAGGGCAAGGTGGTGATCCTGCCGGACGCATGA
- a CDS encoding acyltransferase domain-containing protein, producing MRGCAFLFPGQGAFYAGALQQLGREHASVRQVLDTIDAVAAARLGRPLTGALWRDGADPDTWLRDAPDLLQLGIYGASVGLFGVLRARGVVPDVLIGHSFGEIAALVCGGAYSVEQGAQIVCDRIASLQEAAPADGLMAAIAADADAARELIDASALTHAVRNVCVAVENHASQTVVSGPRDALERFVAACAERGVSAQRLRSPYGFHHPELAGARERFAARLAAYPHAALTIPVHSPILGRRYSGADDPGARLASHFVLPVRFADTIRTACADGIGRYVECGALNALARIVVRIAGPGTVRTFGGPSNVAEESSVVTTITRYFEENRIMKDDIRIGNASPGFDAFWNARGPLIVDWLKSELRQAFDAANAVPPATAPVAERAPAIALVATSTAAPARAPEPAVPRAQPVPEAAKPARVPRERLFTELVDIYAQAMEYPTEVFSESIELEAELGIDSVKQTEIIQRITARYGLPPLPANFRSGDFKAMGQIVDFVYENQGQATV from the coding sequence ATGCGCGGGTGCGCGTTCCTGTTCCCGGGGCAGGGCGCGTTCTATGCGGGCGCGCTGCAGCAGCTCGGCCGCGAGCACGCGAGCGTACGGCAGGTGCTCGACACGATCGACGCGGTCGCGGCCGCGCGGCTCGGCCGTCCGCTGACCGGCGCGCTGTGGCGGGACGGCGCGGACCCCGATACGTGGCTGCGCGACGCGCCCGATCTGCTCCAGCTCGGGATTTACGGCGCGTCCGTGGGCCTGTTCGGCGTGCTGCGCGCGCGCGGCGTCGTGCCCGACGTGCTGATCGGGCACAGCTTCGGCGAGATCGCGGCGCTCGTGTGCGGCGGCGCGTATTCGGTCGAGCAGGGCGCGCAGATCGTCTGCGACCGGATCGCGTCGCTGCAGGAGGCCGCGCCGGCGGACGGATTGATGGCCGCGATCGCGGCCGATGCCGATGCGGCGCGCGAGCTGATCGACGCCAGCGCGCTCACGCATGCGGTGCGCAACGTGTGCGTCGCGGTCGAGAACCATGCGTCGCAGACCGTCGTGTCCGGCCCGCGCGACGCGCTGGAGCGGTTCGTCGCGGCCTGCGCCGAGCGCGGCGTGAGTGCGCAGCGGCTGCGCTCGCCGTACGGCTTCCACCATCCCGAACTCGCCGGCGCGCGCGAGCGGTTCGCGGCGCGCCTGGCCGCCTATCCGCACGCCGCGCTGACGATCCCCGTCCACTCGCCGATCCTCGGCCGCCGCTACAGCGGCGCCGACGATCCCGGCGCTCGCCTCGCCTCGCACTTCGTGTTGCCGGTGCGCTTCGCCGACACGATTCGCACCGCGTGCGCGGACGGCATCGGGCGCTACGTGGAATGCGGCGCACTGAATGCGCTCGCGCGGATCGTCGTGCGCATCGCGGGGCCCGGCACGGTCAGGACGTTCGGCGGCCCGTCGAACGTCGCAGAGGAATCCAGCGTCGTTACGACGATCACCCGTTACTTCGAGGAGAACCGAATCATGAAAGACGATATCCGTATCGGCAACGCCAGCCCGGGCTTCGACGCGTTCTGGAACGCGCGCGGACCGCTCATCGTCGACTGGCTGAAGAGCGAACTGCGTCAGGCGTTCGACGCCGCGAACGCGGTACCGCCAGCGACCGCGCCCGTGGCCGAGCGTGCGCCGGCGATCGCACTGGTGGCGACGTCGACGGCGGCGCCGGCACGTGCACCGGAGCCGGCGGTGCCGCGCGCGCAACCCGTGCCGGAAGCCGCGAAGCCCGCACGCGTGCCGCGCGAGCGGTTGTTCACGGAGCTCGTCGATATCTATGCGCAAGCGATGGAGTACCCGACCGAGGTGTTTTCGGAATCGATCGAGCTCGAAGCCGAACTGGGCATCGATTCGGTCAAGCAGACCGAAATCATCCAGCGCATCACCGCGCGTTACGGCCTGCCGCCGCTGCCGGCGAATTTCCGCAGCGGCGATTTCAAGGCGATGGGGCAGATCGTCGACTTCGTCTACGAGAACCAGGGACAAGCGACGGTTTGA
- the wrbA gene encoding NAD(P)H:quinone oxidoreductase, which yields MSKVLVLYYSSYGHIEALADAMAEGARAAGATVDVKRVPETVPEAVAQAAHFKLAQQAPVATVAELADYDAIIVGTPTRFGRISSQMAAFLDQAGGLWLSGALNGKVGGAFTSSASQHGGQETTLFSIITNLLHFGMTIVGLPYSHQGQMTLDEIVGGAPYGATTIAGGQGHRLPSAIELAGARHQGKLIARTANKLFD from the coding sequence ATGTCCAAGGTTCTTGTGCTGTATTACTCGTCGTACGGTCACATCGAGGCGCTGGCGGATGCGATGGCCGAAGGTGCACGCGCGGCGGGCGCCACGGTCGACGTCAAGCGGGTGCCGGAAACGGTGCCGGAGGCAGTCGCGCAGGCCGCGCACTTCAAGCTCGCGCAGCAGGCGCCGGTTGCGACGGTGGCCGAACTGGCCGACTACGACGCGATCATCGTCGGCACGCCGACCCGCTTCGGCCGCATCTCGTCGCAGATGGCGGCGTTCCTGGATCAGGCGGGCGGCCTGTGGCTGAGCGGCGCACTGAACGGCAAGGTCGGCGGCGCGTTCACGTCGAGCGCGAGCCAGCACGGCGGCCAGGAAACCACGCTGTTCTCGATCATCACCAACCTGCTGCATTTCGGCATGACGATCGTCGGGCTGCCGTACAGTCACCAGGGGCAAATGACGCTCGACGAAATCGTCGGCGGCGCGCCTTATGGCGCGACCACGATCGCAGGCGGGCAGGGGCACCGACTGCCGAGCGCGATCGAGCTGGCCGGTGCGCGTCATCAGGGCAAACTGATCGCGCGGACCGCGAACAAGCTGTTTGACTGA
- a CDS encoding peptidase domain-containing ABC transporter, whose translation MSLLDRLSFGVGRKLPMILQTEAAECGLACLAMVTGYHGHHVDLAALRGQFPVSLKGAGLGRVIEVAQRLSLGTRAVKLDMEQLGQLRTPCLLHWNFNHFVVLKEVNGKTATIHDPSHGVRKLSLSDVSRAFTGVALELWPTAAFAPRAARPAVKLRDLLGPVSGLSRSFGQILALAIALEIFMLVQPFFLQWVIDEVIVGADRDLLTVLALGFGLLLLMQQATGTIRAWALMYVGVTLNIQWRANVFTHLLSLPVRYYERRHLGDVVSRFGSIDTIQQTLTTSFLSAVIDGMMTIVTLAMMLVYSRVLGLVALATMALYALVRWLWYAPLRRATEDQIVHAAKQQSHFLETVRGVKTIKLFNRQAERRASWITLLVEQVNAGLHVQKLQIFYQQLNGLLFGVENLLIIWFGARMVMDGQFTVGVLMAFNAYKGQFDSRVGSLIDKYFEVRMLQLQGERLADIVFAEAEPDASLRSVPGEADALDASIDIDGLSFRYADGEPLVLDGVSAKIAAGESVAIVGPSGCGKTTLISVLLGIHEPTGGTVRIGGLDVNRLGIERLRGLVGTVLQDDVLFAGSIADNISFFDPDVDPRWVAECARIAAVHDDIAAMPMGYNTLVGDMGTVLSGGQKQRVLLARALYKRPSILVLDEATSHLDLQREMQVNAAVTQLAMTRLIVAHRPETIASAQRVIMLQGGKVVLDQSTAAMRAARAAAQPVAPAAPAPAAAPAAAAAPAAAPAAAAPHESAPHAAASATPVAGR comes from the coding sequence ATGTCCTTACTCGATCGACTCTCGTTCGGCGTCGGCCGCAAGCTGCCGATGATCCTGCAGACGGAAGCCGCGGAATGCGGGCTGGCCTGCCTCGCGATGGTGACCGGCTATCACGGCCATCACGTCGACCTCGCGGCGCTGCGCGGGCAATTCCCGGTATCGCTGAAAGGGGCGGGGCTCGGCCGCGTGATCGAGGTCGCACAGCGCCTGTCGCTCGGCACGCGCGCGGTGAAACTCGACATGGAGCAGCTCGGCCAGCTTCGCACGCCGTGCCTGCTGCACTGGAACTTCAACCACTTCGTCGTGCTGAAGGAAGTGAACGGCAAGACCGCGACGATCCACGATCCGTCGCACGGCGTCCGGAAGCTGTCGCTTTCCGACGTGTCGCGCGCGTTCACCGGCGTCGCGCTCGAGCTGTGGCCGACGGCCGCATTCGCGCCGCGTGCCGCCCGTCCGGCCGTCAAGCTGCGCGACCTGCTCGGCCCGGTCTCGGGACTGTCGCGCTCGTTCGGCCAGATCCTGGCGCTCGCGATCGCGCTCGAGATCTTCATGCTGGTGCAGCCGTTTTTCCTGCAGTGGGTGATCGACGAAGTGATCGTCGGCGCGGATCGCGATCTGCTGACGGTGCTGGCACTCGGCTTCGGCCTGTTGCTGCTGATGCAGCAGGCAACCGGCACGATCCGCGCGTGGGCGCTGATGTACGTCGGGGTCACGCTGAACATCCAGTGGCGCGCGAACGTCTTCACGCATCTGCTGAGCCTGCCGGTGCGTTACTACGAGCGGCGTCACCTCGGCGACGTGGTGTCGCGGTTCGGCTCGATCGACACGATCCAGCAGACCCTGACGACGTCGTTCCTGAGCGCAGTGATCGACGGCATGATGACGATCGTCACGCTCGCGATGATGCTCGTCTACAGCCGCGTGCTCGGGCTCGTCGCGCTGGCGACGATGGCGCTGTACGCACTCGTCCGGTGGCTGTGGTACGCGCCGTTGCGCCGCGCGACCGAGGACCAGATCGTGCACGCGGCGAAGCAGCAGAGCCACTTCCTCGAAACCGTGCGCGGGGTGAAGACGATCAAGCTGTTCAACCGGCAGGCGGAGCGGCGCGCGAGCTGGATCACGCTGCTGGTCGAGCAGGTCAACGCCGGGCTGCACGTGCAGAAGCTGCAGATCTTCTATCAGCAGCTCAACGGCCTGCTGTTCGGCGTCGAGAACCTGCTGATCATCTGGTTCGGCGCGCGGATGGTGATGGACGGCCAGTTCACGGTCGGCGTGCTGATGGCGTTCAACGCGTACAAGGGACAGTTCGACAGCCGCGTCGGCAGCCTGATCGACAAGTACTTCGAGGTCAGGATGCTGCAGCTTCAGGGCGAACGGCTGGCCGACATCGTGTTCGCCGAAGCCGAGCCGGACGCCAGCCTGCGCAGCGTGCCGGGCGAGGCGGACGCACTCGACGCGAGCATCGACATCGACGGCCTGTCGTTCCGCTACGCGGACGGCGAGCCGCTGGTGCTGGACGGCGTGAGCGCGAAGATCGCGGCGGGCGAATCGGTCGCGATCGTGGGGCCGTCGGGCTGCGGCAAGACGACGCTGATCAGCGTGCTGCTCGGCATTCACGAACCGACGGGCGGCACCGTGCGGATCGGCGGGCTCGACGTCAACCGGCTCGGTATCGAGCGGCTGCGCGGGCTGGTCGGCACGGTGCTGCAGGACGACGTGCTGTTCGCCGGCTCGATCGCGGACAACATCAGCTTCTTCGATCCCGACGTCGATCCGCGCTGGGTCGCCGAATGCGCGCGGATCGCCGCCGTTCACGACGACATCGCCGCGATGCCGATGGGCTACAACACGCTGGTCGGCGACATGGGCACCGTGCTGTCCGGCGGGCAGAAGCAGCGCGTGCTGCTCGCGCGCGCGCTGTACAAGCGGCCGAGCATTCTCGTGCTCGACGAGGCGACGAGCCATCTCGACCTGCAGCGCGAGATGCAGGTCAACGCGGCGGTGACGCAACTCGCGATGACGCGGCTCATCGTCGCGCATCGTCCGGAGACGATCGCGTCGGCGCAGCGCGTGATCATGCTGCAGGGCGGCAAGGTCGTGCTCGACCAGTCGACCGCGGCGATGCGCGCGGCACGGGCGGCGGCGCAACCGGTGGCACCGGCGGCACCGGCACCGGCAGCGGCACCGGCAGCGGCAGCGGCACCGGCAGCGGCACCGGCAGCGGCCGCGCCGCACGAATCGGCGCCGCATGCGGCCGCTTCGGCCACGCCGGTCGCCGGGCGATGA
- a CDS encoding TolC family protein, which produces MTRRLAIMLTAAALTASAPLARAQMLDIYSTRSEVPATPSAAMASATSCDGARIGDRPLALEDAILLAICSHPRLSRTWSDARAAAAEVGVSKAAYWPTLNATAGVERDNLTTGYSGGFSQDQRSTSRYGMLNLSWVLFDFGKRGATLDRARALLRAANAAHDDALQGVFYDAAQAYYALRDARAALDAARAVEHAAQESLAEATARHDGGAGMLGDALQAQTTYRKALLERVSAEGDLQTALGTLATTLGVDPDTPLRVADAEPSPDRDDFTRGVTDLIAEAKRHHPKLVAAREKLEAARDEVRVVRAQSRPTISLTGSVARNNPSYQQQASFLQLQSSHSNSIGIQVSIPLFEGFASGYRVAEAQAQADAQDADVRSTELQVSLDVWKSYQSLQTDTANLDNSQHLLDTALHSLDIARGRYKAGVGTFTELLNAQSALADARRQRVLAVSKWRTARLKLAESLGRLGLWNDAG; this is translated from the coding sequence ATGACGCGCCGACTCGCGATCATGCTGACCGCCGCGGCACTGACGGCGTCGGCGCCGCTTGCGCGCGCACAGATGCTCGATATCTATTCGACGCGCAGCGAGGTTCCGGCGACGCCGTCCGCCGCGATGGCGTCGGCCACTTCCTGCGACGGCGCGCGCATCGGCGATCGCCCGCTCGCGCTCGAGGACGCGATCCTGCTCGCGATCTGTTCGCATCCGCGCCTGAGCCGCACGTGGTCGGACGCACGTGCGGCGGCGGCCGAGGTCGGCGTGTCGAAGGCCGCGTACTGGCCGACGCTGAACGCGACGGCGGGCGTCGAGCGCGACAACCTGACGACGGGATACAGCGGCGGATTTTCGCAGGATCAGCGCAGCACCAGCCGCTACGGCATGCTGAACCTGAGCTGGGTGCTGTTCGATTTCGGCAAGCGCGGTGCGACGCTCGACCGCGCGCGCGCATTGCTGCGCGCGGCCAACGCGGCGCACGACGATGCGTTGCAGGGCGTGTTCTACGACGCCGCGCAAGCCTATTACGCGCTGCGCGACGCGCGGGCGGCGCTCGATGCGGCGCGCGCGGTCGAGCACGCGGCGCAGGAAAGCCTCGCCGAAGCCACCGCGCGGCACGACGGCGGCGCGGGCATGCTGGGCGACGCGCTGCAGGCGCAGACCACCTATCGCAAGGCCTTGCTCGAGCGCGTGAGCGCGGAAGGCGATCTGCAGACCGCGCTCGGTACGCTCGCGACGACGCTGGGCGTCGACCCCGACACGCCGCTGCGCGTCGCCGATGCGGAGCCGTCGCCCGACCGCGACGATTTCACGCGCGGTGTCACCGACCTGATCGCGGAAGCGAAGCGCCATCACCCGAAGCTGGTTGCCGCGCGCGAGAAGCTCGAAGCCGCGCGCGACGAAGTCCGCGTGGTGCGTGCGCAGTCGCGGCCGACGATTTCGCTGACGGGCAGCGTTGCACGCAACAACCCGTCGTATCAGCAGCAGGCGTCGTTTCTCCAGTTGCAGAGCAGTCACAGCAATTCGATCGGCATCCAGGTCTCGATTCCGCTGTTCGAGGGTTTCGCGTCGGGCTACCGCGTCGCCGAAGCGCAGGCGCAGGCCGACGCGCAGGACGCGGACGTGCGCAGCACGGAGCTGCAGGTGTCGCTGGACGTGTGGAAGAGCTACCAGAGCCTGCAGACCGACACCGCGAACCTGGACAACTCGCAGCATCTGCTCGACACGGCGCTGCATTCACTGGACATCGCGCGCGGTCGTTACAAGGCCGGCGTCGGCACGTTCACCGAACTGCTGAACGCGCAGTCGGCACTCGCGGACGCGCGCCGGCAGCGGGTGCTGGCGGTGTCGAAATGGCGGACTGCGCGACTGAAGCTGGCCGAGAGCCTCGGGAGATTGGGATTATGGAACGACGCGGGTTGA